The Procambarus clarkii isolate CNS0578487 chromosome 24, FALCON_Pclarkii_2.0, whole genome shotgun sequence genome includes a region encoding these proteins:
- the LOC138367970 gene encoding serine-aspartate repeat-containing protein I-like — translation MATLSRITPTGNAHTDHAHRPRPRTSPTPTGSEVSSNTVLDLKASSNTVLDLKVSGDTVLDLKVSSDTVLDLKVSGNTVLDLKASSNTVLDLKVSGDTVLDLKVSGDTVLDLKVSGDTVLDLKASSNTVLDLKASSNTVLDLKVSGDTVLDLKVGSDTVLDLKVSSDTVLDLKVTGDTVLDLKASGDTVLDLKASGDTVLDLKVSGDTVLDLKVSSDTVLDLKASGDTVLDLKVSSDTVLDLKVTGDTVLDLKASGDTVLDLKASGDTVLDLKVSSDTVLDLKASGDTVLDFKASGDTVLDLKVSSDTVLDLKVSSDTVLDLKVSGDTVLDLKASGDTVLDLKARGDTVLDLKASGDTVLDLKASGDTVLDLKASGDTILDLKASGDTILDLKASGDTILDLKASGDTILDLKASGDTILDLKASGDTVLDLKASGDTILDLKASGDTILDLKASGDTVLDLKASGDTVLDLKASGDTVVPFNVTLIYNTGPEVR, via the exons ATGGCCACACTCTCAAGGATCACGCCCACTGGTAACGCCCACACAGACCACGCCCACCGGCCACGCCCAAGGACCTCACCTACGCCCACAGGCTCGGAG GTTAGTTCTAACACCGTACTGGACTTGAAGGCTAGTTCTAACACCGTACTGGACTTGAAGGTTAGTGGTGACACCGTACTGGACTTGAAGGTTAGTAGTGACACCGTACTGGACTTGAAGGTTAGTGGTAACACCGTACTGGACTTGAAGGCTAGTTCTAACACCGTACTGGACTTGAAGGTTAGTGGTGACACCGTACTGGACTTGAAGGTTAGTGGTGACACCGTACTGGACTTGAAGGTTAGTGGTGACACCGTACTGGACTTGAAGGCTAGTTCTAACACCGTACTGGACTTGAAGGCTAGTTCTAACACCGTACTGGACTTGAAGGTTAGTGGTGACACCGTACTGGACTTGAAGGTTGGTTCTGACACCGTACTGGACTTGAAGGTTAGTAGTGACACCGTACTGGACTTGAAGGTTACTGGTGACACCGTACTGGACTTGAAGGCTAGTGGTGACACCGTACTGGACTTGAAGGCTAGTGGTGACACCGTACTGGACTTGAAGGTTAGTGGTGACACCGTACTGGACTTGAAGGTTAGTAGTGACACCGTACTGGACTTGAAGGCTAGTGGTGACACCGTACTGGACTTGAAGGTTAGTAGTGACACCGTACTGGACTTGAAGGTTACTGGTGACACCGTACTGGACTTGAAGGCTAGTGGTGACACCGTACTGGACTTGAAGGctagtggtgacactgtactggaCTTGAAGGTTAGTAGTGACACCGTACTGGACTTGAAGGCTAGTGGTGACACCGTACTGGACTTTAAGGCTAGTGGTGACACCGTACTGGACTTGAAGGTTAGTAGTGACACCGTACTGGACTTGAAGGTTAGTAGTGACACCGTACTGGACTTGAAGGTTAGTGGTGACACCGTACTGGACTTGAAGGCTAGTGGTGACACCGTACTGGACTTGAAGGCTAGAGGTGACACCGTACTGGACTTGAAGGCTAGTGGTGACACCGTACTGGACTTGAAGGCTAGTGGTGACACCGTACTGGACTTGAAGGCTAGTGGTGACACCATACTGGACTTGAAGGCTAGTGGTGACACCATACTGGACTTGAAGGCTAGTGGTGACACCATACTGGACTTGAAGGCTAGTGGTGACACCATACTGGACTTGAAGGCTAGTGGTGACACCATACTGGACTTGAAGGCTAGTGGTGACACCGTACTGGACTTGAAGGCTAGTGGTGACACCATACTGGACTTGAAGGCTAGTGGTGACACCATACTGGACTTGAAGGCTAGTGGTGACACCGTACTGGACTTGAAGGCTAGTGGTGACACCGTACTGGACTTGAAGGCTAGTGGTGACACCGTGGTCCCGTTTAATGTTACGTTAATATACAATACAGGACCGGAAGTGCGTTAA